In one window of Helianthus annuus cultivar XRQ/B chromosome 17, HanXRQr2.0-SUNRISE, whole genome shotgun sequence DNA:
- the LOC110920743 gene encoding GATA transcription factor 5: protein MECIAARALKSSFLSEIIRMNSIPQASFEDFWCVNVSSDEFSVDDLLNLPDKDFSNPGDDTFEESSEEDFASVSSQDNDTGSMNSSMFSSTADLVSLSADQLPVPIDDMENLEWLSQIVDDSVPELPTLFPAVNRFEPVVNVSSRSFTVLGLPYRVPKKCRTDRSRKASRVWSTGSLTESSSSSSSSHDSSSITSPILFKIPFYSTEGFEKPPAVKKPRKSPAHQTGRGSSDSLSQRRCTHCQVQKTPQWRTGPLGPKTLCNACGVRFKSGRLYPEYRPACSPTFSGDVHSNSHRKVLELRKKEKEVEPVQRMAVQ, encoded by the exons ATGGAGTGTATTGCagcaagagcattgaaatcaagctTTCTTTCCGAAATAATTCGCATGAATTCAATTCCACAAGCTTCCTTTGAAGATTTCTGGTGTGTTAACGTCTCCTCCGATGAATTCTCCGTTGATGATCTTTTAAACCTCCCCGACAAAGATTTCAGTAATCCTGGTGATGATACTTTCGAAGAATCTTCCGAGGAGGATTTCGCTTCGGTTTCTTCGCAGGATAACGACACCGGTTCGATGAATTCGAGCATGTTTTCTAGTACTGCTGACCTTGTCTCTCTTTCGGCCGACCAGCTTCCGGTTCCG ATTGATGATATGGAAAACCTAGAATGGTTATCACAAATTGTGGATGATTCCGTGCCGGAGCTTCCAACTTTGTTCCCGGCGGTGAACCGGTTTGAACCGGTGGTTAATGTGTCATCTCGGAGTTTCACGGTTTTGGGGTTACCCTATCGGGTTCCGAAAAAGTGTAGAACCGACCGGTCGAGAAAAGCAAGCCGAGTTTGGTCCACCGGGTCACTCACTGAGTCGTCATCGAGTTCATCGTCGTCTCATGACTCGTCGTCTATAACTTCTCCTATCCTTTTCAAAATCCCATTTTATTCCACTGAAGGTTTTGAAAAGCCGCCGGCTGTGAAAAAGCCGAGGAAAAGTCCGGCACACCAAACCGGACGCGGGTCAAGTGACTCACTGAGTCAACGTAGGTGCACTCATTGTCAAGTTCAAAAGACACCTCAATGGCGAACCGGTCCATTAGGTCCCAAAACATTATGTAACGCGTGTGGGGTCCGGTTCAAGTCGGGTCGGCTTTATCCGGAGTATAGACCGGCTTGTAGCCCAACTTTTTCCGGTGACGTTCATTCAAACAGTCACCGGAAAGTGTTGGAGCtcagaaagaaagaaaaagaagttgAACCGGTTCAACGCATGGCAGTTCAGTAG